From Pseudomonas sp. G.S.17, the proteins below share one genomic window:
- the rhdA gene encoding thiosulfate sulfurtransferase, which translates to MSVFSSLPLVIEPSDLLARLDAPELILVDLTSSARYDAGHIPGARFVDPKRTQLGQPPAPGLLPAQAQLEALFGELGHNPNAVYVVYDDEGGGWAGRFIWLLDVIGHHQYHYVDGGLLAWQAEGLQLSTDVPPAAGQPVPLTLHSEPTATREYLQSRLGAADLAIWDARGPTEYSGEKVLAAKAGHIPGAVNFEWTAGMDPARNLRIRKDIAVILDSLGITADKEVITHCQTHHRSGFTYLVAKALGYPRVKGYAGSWGEWGNHPDTPVER; encoded by the coding sequence ATGTCCGTCTTCTCTAGCCTGCCGCTGGTCATCGAACCCAGCGACCTGCTGGCACGCCTGGACGCGCCGGAGCTGATTCTGGTGGATCTGACCAGCAGCGCCCGATATGACGCCGGACACATCCCTGGCGCACGCTTTGTCGATCCCAAGCGCACGCAACTGGGCCAGCCTCCTGCCCCTGGCCTGTTGCCGGCGCAAGCGCAACTCGAAGCGCTGTTTGGCGAGTTGGGCCATAACCCGAACGCGGTCTACGTGGTCTATGACGACGAAGGCGGCGGTTGGGCCGGGCGATTTATTTGGTTACTGGATGTTATCGGCCACCATCAGTATCACTATGTGGATGGCGGATTGCTTGCCTGGCAGGCTGAAGGCCTGCAGCTCTCCACCGACGTCCCGCCAGCGGCCGGTCAGCCGGTGCCGTTGACGCTGCACAGCGAACCCACCGCCACCCGCGAATACTTGCAAAGCCGCCTTGGCGCTGCGGATCTAGCGATCTGGGATGCTCGCGGCCCTACGGAATACTCAGGGGAAAAAGTCCTGGCCGCCAAAGCCGGGCACATCCCCGGCGCAGTCAACTTTGAATGGACCGCAGGCATGGATCCGGCGCGCAATCTGCGCATTCGCAAAGACATCGCCGTCATCCTCGACAGCCTGGGCATCACCGCCGACAAGGAAGTGATCACCCATTGTCAGACCCACCATCGCTCCGGTTTCACCTATCTGGTGGCCAAGGCGCTGGGCTACCCGCGAGTCAAAGGCTATGCCGGCTCCTGGGGCGAATGGGGCAACCACCCGGACACACCGGTCGAACGCTGA
- a CDS encoding HDOD domain-containing protein: protein MPPDTSTPLPVPKTLDAWIKQLDSVALPVPAANHKRVRSALNDSRRSLRDIADMVQDSPALVLSVMREANHHTNKLAEPAESLEVAINRLGLARTEVLLNRLPTLEADEIPAAFRQLLLVSQHATQQASGLFAGRLARLWQDIHLGSLLFLSPLWPMALTYPKLLDEWEMRVIHQGESSRIIEKQLFGVSLLELCVAMAELWHLPLWVTLGYRLLISDRRQLVKAMRIARNNDDPLLQQQLMDADPHLHRWLNQPANTVLLGNGLALAAQQAWDSPHCLRWELLTSLYLQQPLDAVQQQVHQNAASSARHHAAAGIWHPAEALLWPRDARRVHRGMLPAPPPSAEALQDWRKHCAELLIDPSPFNNAMHLTTSSRDALLSCGMQRVMLMMTDKTATMLRVHQIGGLQREAAETVLYIKESTVLQRLLAQPTQLRMTPANIDQFSALLPGSIRGLFKGQHWLIRSLSSNGKVVMLVFADQGGGPLSEISVQAFGKTCQCIERAMTSFSGRKA from the coding sequence ATGCCTCCAGATACCTCGACACCGCTCCCTGTTCCCAAGACCCTCGACGCCTGGATCAAGCAGCTCGACAGCGTTGCGCTGCCAGTGCCTGCGGCCAATCACAAACGCGTCCGTTCCGCGCTCAACGACAGCCGTCGTTCGCTGCGTGATATCGCCGACATGGTTCAGGACAGCCCGGCGTTGGTGCTCAGCGTCATGCGCGAGGCCAATCACCACACCAACAAACTGGCTGAGCCGGCAGAAAGTCTTGAGGTGGCAATCAATCGCCTCGGCCTTGCGCGCACGGAAGTGCTGCTCAATCGCCTGCCGACGCTGGAAGCAGATGAAATTCCCGCTGCGTTTCGCCAACTGCTGCTGGTCAGCCAACACGCTACGCAGCAGGCCAGCGGTCTGTTCGCCGGGCGTCTGGCGCGGCTCTGGCAGGATATTCACCTGGGCAGCCTGCTGTTTCTCTCGCCTTTGTGGCCGATGGCGCTGACGTATCCCAAGCTGCTCGATGAGTGGGAAATGCGCGTCATCCATCAAGGCGAGTCTTCTCGCATCATTGAAAAGCAATTGTTTGGCGTCAGCCTGCTGGAGCTATGCGTCGCCATGGCCGAGCTTTGGCACCTGCCGCTGTGGGTGACACTGGGTTATCGCCTGCTGATCAGCGATCGGCGCCAACTGGTGAAAGCCATGCGCATCGCCCGCAACAATGACGACCCGCTGCTCCAGCAACAACTGATGGACGCCGATCCTCATTTGCATCGCTGGTTGAATCAGCCAGCCAATACGGTGTTACTGGGCAACGGTCTGGCGCTCGCGGCCCAGCAAGCCTGGGACAGCCCGCATTGCCTGCGCTGGGAGCTGCTGACCAGCCTGTATCTGCAACAACCGCTGGATGCCGTGCAACAACAGGTGCACCAGAACGCCGCCAGCAGCGCCCGACATCATGCTGCTGCGGGAATATGGCATCCAGCCGAAGCGCTGCTCTGGCCGCGGGACGCGCGCCGGGTCCATCGCGGCATGCTGCCCGCCCCGCCACCTTCTGCCGAAGCCCTGCAAGACTGGCGCAAACACTGTGCCGAGTTGTTGATTGACCCGAGCCCGTTCAATAACGCCATGCACTTGACCACCTCTTCGCGTGACGCCTTGCTGTCCTGCGGCATGCAGCGGGTCATGCTGATGATGACGGACAAGACGGCAACCATGCTGCGGGTACACCAGATCGGAGGCTTGCAGAGGGAAGCCGCAGAAACCGTGCTGTACATAAAAGAAAGCACGGTGTTGCAGCGTTTGCTCGCGCAACCGACTCAACTGCGCATGACGCCCGCCAACATCGATCAGTTCTCAGCGTTGCTGCCGGGCAGCATCCGAGGCCTGTTCAAGGGCCAGCATTGGTTGATTCGCTCCCTGAGCAGCAATGGCAAAGTGGTGATGCTGGTGTTCGCCGACCAGGGCGGCGGGCCGCTTTCGGAGATATCCGTACAAGCTTTCGGAAAAACCTGTCAGTGCATCGAGCGGGCGATGACCAGCTTTAGTGGTCGCAAAGCCTGA
- the motA gene encoding flagellar motor stator protein MotA — translation MAKIIGIIVVFASVLGGYVLSHGKIAALIQPFEVLIIGGAALGAFLQANPGYMTMHVFKKSLKMFSTRFTHAYYLEVLGLVYEILNKSRREGMMAIEGDIEDAAASPIFAKYPGVLKDERMTAYICDYLRIMSSGNMAPHELEGLFDMELQSIKEELGHPSHAITGIADGMPGFGIVAAVLGIVVTMASLGDGDKAAIGNHVGAALVGTFFGILAAYGFFGPLATSLAHDAKEELNVYEAIKASLVASASGMPPSLAVEFGRKVLYPAHRPSFSELEQAVRGR, via the coding sequence ATGGCTAAAATTATCGGCATCATTGTCGTTTTCGCGAGCGTGCTCGGCGGATACGTTCTCTCCCATGGCAAGATTGCAGCACTGATCCAGCCTTTCGAGGTCCTGATCATCGGTGGCGCTGCATTGGGCGCGTTCCTGCAAGCCAACCCCGGCTACATGACAATGCACGTGTTCAAGAAGTCGCTGAAAATGTTCAGCACGCGCTTCACTCACGCGTATTACCTTGAAGTCCTTGGTCTGGTGTACGAAATCCTCAACAAGAGCCGCCGCGAAGGCATGATGGCGATTGAGGGGGATATCGAGGATGCCGCGGCCAGCCCGATCTTCGCCAAATATCCGGGCGTGCTCAAAGACGAGCGGATGACAGCGTACATCTGTGATTACCTGCGCATCATGTCCTCGGGCAACATGGCTCCCCATGAGCTGGAAGGCCTGTTCGACATGGAACTGCAAAGCATCAAGGAAGAGCTCGGGCATCCATCCCACGCCATTACCGGTATTGCCGACGGTATGCCCGGTTTCGGTATCGTCGCGGCGGTACTCGGGATCGTGGTGACCATGGCTTCCCTGGGTGACGGCGACAAGGCCGCCATCGGTAACCACGTGGGCGCGGCACTGGTCGGTACGTTCTTCGGTATTCTCGCGGCCTACGGCTTTTTCGGCCCGCTGGCCACGTCCCTGGCCCACGATGCCAAGGAAGAGCTGAACGTCTACGAAGCCATCAAGGCATCGCTGGTGGCTTCGGCGTCCGGCATGCCGCCGTCGCTGGCCGTCGAGTTTGGTCGCAAAGTCCTGTATCCCGCGCATCGGCCCAGCTTCAGTGAGCTGGAGCAAGCGGTTCGCGGTCGCTAA
- the motB gene encoding flagellar motor protein MotB — MENNQPIIIKRVKRYEGGHHGGAWKIAFADFATAMMAFFLVLWLMSSATPEQLLAIAGYFKDPVGFSDSGSPYVIDLGGSPEMSPDQTLNPEIKSTPTPDNVPIESDSAEAKAEAVEQERLEMLLQELQNKINENPELQKFKDQIHFEITQDGLRIQITDADNRPMFDSGSARLKPYFEDILLAMADTIKAVPNKISISGHTDAKPFVGNGDYGNWELSANRANAARRALIAGTYPENQVARVVGYASSALYDRDQPFNPVNRRIDIVVMTKKAQQRIEGTHGVGDGNTTPKPAAPAAPPGASNKAPPDPQAYAQPHELRQKLNIFEDGTLKMDETKN; from the coding sequence ATGGAAAATAATCAGCCGATAATCATCAAGCGCGTCAAGCGCTATGAAGGCGGACACCACGGCGGGGCATGGAAAATCGCCTTCGCCGACTTTGCTACCGCGATGATGGCGTTCTTCCTGGTGCTGTGGCTGATGTCGTCGGCCACACCCGAGCAGTTGCTGGCCATTGCCGGTTACTTCAAGGACCCGGTGGGGTTTTCCGACAGCGGTTCGCCTTACGTGATCGATCTGGGCGGTTCGCCGGAGATGTCGCCGGACCAGACCCTGAACCCCGAGATCAAGTCCACGCCGACTCCGGACAATGTACCCATCGAGTCCGACTCGGCAGAAGCCAAGGCCGAAGCGGTCGAGCAGGAACGCCTGGAAATGCTTCTGCAAGAACTGCAGAACAAGATCAACGAAAACCCGGAACTGCAGAAATTCAAGGATCAGATCCATTTCGAGATTACGCAGGACGGCTTACGCATCCAGATTACGGATGCGGACAACCGGCCGATGTTCGACTCGGGCAGCGCGCGTCTCAAGCCGTATTTCGAAGACATACTGCTGGCAATGGCTGACACCATCAAAGCGGTGCCGAACAAGATCAGCATCAGCGGTCACACCGACGCCAAGCCTTTCGTGGGCAACGGCGATTACGGCAACTGGGAATTGTCGGCCAACCGTGCCAACGCGGCGCGTCGAGCGTTGATCGCGGGCACGTATCCGGAAAACCAGGTCGCCCGGGTCGTGGGTTATGCATCCTCTGCGTTGTATGACCGCGACCAGCCGTTCAATCCGGTGAACCGCCGGATCGATATCGTGGTGATGACCAAAAAGGCGCAGCAGCGTATCGAAGGCACGCACGGCGTAGGTGATGGCAATACCACTCCGAAACCGGCCGCGCCCGCAGCGCCGCCCGGAGCATCGAACAAGGCACCGCCCGATCCGCAGGCGTACGCCCAGCCTCATGAGCTTCGGCAGAAGCTGAATATCTTCGAGGATGGCACGCTGAAGATGGACGAGACGAAGAACTGA